A segment of the Acidobacteriota bacterium genome:
ATGGTGCCTCCCTCTTCTGACGTGCAGCGGACTACTGGGTGATCCAATCCCCCGAGAAGCCAGCCTTGTATCACCGCCCCGGAATGAAGTCAATAAAGACGCATTTCCACGCGTCTTCTCGCATATACTGGCCCCATGTCATAAAGTTGAAAGCTTCCGCGGCTGACGAAATCAAGCGATTGGGTCATCCAATGGACCACTTGCCCGAACACTCGGCGCACTCCAAGCTCCATAACTTCTCCGCTGTCCGTCCCCATCGGTTGTTTCAGGATGTGGTGAGCCAGGTCATGGGGCTCATTTCGAGCGGCGAACTGCCGCCGGGCAGCCGTCTGCCCACCGAACGTCAGCTCACGAAGCAAATCCGCGTCAGCCGCAACGTGCTGCGCGAGGCGTTCCGGGTTCTCGAGGAGCGAGGCATCATCCTGGCCAGGCCTGGCGACGGTCGATACGTGCGCGCGCTCAAATCCGCCCGCGTTCAGGAGCCGACCAGCGCGGTCGAGCAACTCGAGCTCGCGACCA
Coding sequences within it:
- a CDS encoding FadR family transcriptional regulator translates to MYHRPGMKSIKTHFHASSRIYWPHVIKLKASAADEIKRLGHPMDHLPEHSAHSKLHNFSAVRPHRLFQDVVSQVMGLISSGELPPGSRLPTERQLTKQIRVSRNVLREAFRVLEERGIILARPGDGRYVRALKSARVQEPTSAVEQLELATIFDILEAREVIETQTVALACSRITPPHVTRLREAAGRTGSWQDNLEFHVSLASATHNYMLERLVREQIELLRDLHQRQHYTARDQSIKLLKEHAQIAEAVIARDAATAKRLMRRHLAHTRRSLSDLHGAASRPNGDE